One window of Delphinus delphis chromosome 12, mDelDel1.2, whole genome shotgun sequence genomic DNA carries:
- the DNAJC5G gene encoding LOW QUALITY PROTEIN: dnaJ homolog subfamily C member 5G (The sequence of the model RefSeq protein was modified relative to this genomic sequence to represent the inferred CDS: inserted 2 bases in 1 codon), whose product MAHVDKAARPLSKTGSTLYAVLELKKGASPEDVKKAYSHSHPLPXPSFGYCLGRRLALKYHPDKNPGDPQAAEIFKEINTAHSILSDPKKRQIYDRHGSLGIYIYDHFGEEGVTYYFTLNSCWFKMLVLLCALLTCCCCCCCCCFCCGTLKPPPEEAAKKKYEPNVQNQPPRPGADPVRVPSAAQSAGLGEEKSK is encoded by the exons ATGGCTCACGTGGACAAAGCAGCCCGCCCGTTGTCCAAAACTGGATCAACCCTCTATGCAGTGCTGGAACTTAAGAAGGGTGCTTCACCTGAAGACGTCAAAAAGGCCTACAG ccattcccatcctctccc accctcctttgGGTATTGCTTGGGTAGGAGACTGGCCTTGAAGTATCATCCAGACAAGAATCCAGGGGACCCTCAAGCAGCAGAAATATTCAAGGAGATCAACACAGCCCACTCCATACTGAGTGACCCTAAGAAGCGGCAAATTTACGACCGGCATGGCTCattgggaatatatatatacgaCCACTTTGGCGAAGAAGGCGTCACATACTATTTTACGCTGAATAGCTGTTGGTTCAAG ATGCTTGTCCTCCTGTGTGCTCTGCTTAcctgttgctgttgctgctgctgctgctgcttttgctgTGGAACGCTTAAGCCACCACCCGAGGAAGCAGCTAAGAAAAAATATGAGCCGAATGTCCAGAATCAGCCTCCAAGGCCAG GTGCTGACCCAGTGAGGGTGCCTTCTGCTGCCCAGTCCGCTGGACTCGGTGAAGAGAAGAGCAAGTAG
- the SLC30A3 gene encoding probable proton-coupled zinc antiporter SLC30A3 isoform X2 produces the protein MEPSPATGGSETTRLVSPRDRGGAGGGLRLKSLFTEPSEPLPEEPKPVEMSFHHCHRDPLPQPGLTPERLQAQRQLCAACAVCCVFMAGEVVDVGSMMGSLFSLWLSTRPATRTMTFGWHRSETLGALASVVSLWMVTGILLYLAFIRLLHSDYHIEGGAMLLTASVAVCANLLMAFVLHQAGPHHSHGSRGAEYAPLEEGPGEPLPLGNTSVRAAFVHVLGDLLQSLGVLAASILIYFKPQYKAADPISTFLFSICALGSTAPTLRDVLRVLMEGTPRSVGFEPVRDTLLSVPGVRATHELHLWSLTLTYHVASAHLAIDSTADSEAVLAEATSRLRSRFGFSSSTLQVEQYQPEMAQCLRCREPPQA, from the exons ATGGAGCCCTCTCCCGCCACGGGGGGCTCTGAGACCACTCGCCTGGTGAGCCCCCGAGACCGCGGCGGCGCTGGTGGCGGCCTGCGTTTGAAGAG TCTCTTCACAGAGCCCTCTGAGCCCCTCCCCGAGGAGCCCAAACCCGTGGAGATGTCCTTCCACCACTGCCACAGGGACCCTCTGCCACAGCCAGGTCTCACCCCTGAGAGGCTGCAGGCACAGAGGCAGCTGTGTGCCGCCTGTGCTGTGTGCTGCGTCTTCATGGCCGGGGAAGTAGTCG ATGTGGGCAGCATGATGGGcagcctcttctccctctggctcTCTACCCGTCCAGCCACCCGCACCATGACCTTTGGCTGGCACCGCTCAG AGACTCTGGGGGCTTTGGCCTCTGTGGTCTCCCTCTGGATGGTCACTGGCATCCTCCTGTACCTGGCCTTCATCCGCCTGCTGCACAGCGACTACCACATCGAGGGGGGTGCCATGCTGCTGACCGCCAGCGTCGCAGTCTGTGCCAATCTGCT AATGGCCTTTGTGCTGCACCAGGCCGGGCCCCACCACAGCCACGGGTCCAGGGGGGCAGAGTATGCACCGctggaggaggggcctggggagccCCTGCCCCTGGGGAACACCAGCGTCCGGGCGGCCTTTGTGCACGTGCTGGGGGACCTTCTGCAGAGCCTTGGGGTGCTGGCCGCCTCCATCCTCATCTACTTCAAG CCTCAGTACAAGGCAGCTGACCCCATCAGCacctttctcttctccatctgtgCCCTTGGATCCACCGCTCCCACCCTCCGAGATGTTCTCCGCGTCCTCATGGAAG GTACCCCCCGAAGTGTGGGGTTTGAACCTGTGCGGGATACCCTGTTGTCAGTGCCAGGAGTTCGGGCAACCCACGAGCTGCACCTGTGGTCCCTTACACTTACTTACCATGTTGCCTCCGCACACCTGGCGATTG ACTCCACGGCTGACTCTGAAGCCGTCCTGGCTGAAGCCACATCCCGGCTCCGCTCCCGGTTTGGATTCTCCAGCTCTACCCTGCAGGTCGAGCAGTACCAGCCTGAGATGGCCCAGTGCCTGCGCTGCAGGGAGCCCCCCCAAGCCTGA
- the SLC30A3 gene encoding probable proton-coupled zinc antiporter SLC30A3 isoform X1 has protein sequence MEPSPATGGSETTRLVSPRDRGGAGGGLRLKSLFTEPSEPLPEEPKPVEMSFHHCHRDPLPQPGLTPERLQAQRQLCAACAVCCVFMAGEVVGGYLAHSLAIMTDAAHLLADVGSMMGSLFSLWLSTRPATRTMTFGWHRSETLGALASVVSLWMVTGILLYLAFIRLLHSDYHIEGGAMLLTASVAVCANLLMAFVLHQAGPHHSHGSRGAEYAPLEEGPGEPLPLGNTSVRAAFVHVLGDLLQSLGVLAASILIYFKPQYKAADPISTFLFSICALGSTAPTLRDVLRVLMEGTPRSVGFEPVRDTLLSVPGVRATHELHLWSLTLTYHVASAHLAIDSTADSEAVLAEATSRLRSRFGFSSSTLQVEQYQPEMAQCLRCREPPQA, from the exons ATGGAGCCCTCTCCCGCCACGGGGGGCTCTGAGACCACTCGCCTGGTGAGCCCCCGAGACCGCGGCGGCGCTGGTGGCGGCCTGCGTTTGAAGAG TCTCTTCACAGAGCCCTCTGAGCCCCTCCCCGAGGAGCCCAAACCCGTGGAGATGTCCTTCCACCACTGCCACAGGGACCCTCTGCCACAGCCAGGTCTCACCCCTGAGAGGCTGCAGGCACAGAGGCAGCTGTGTGCCGCCTGTGCTGTGTGCTGCGTCTTCATGGCCGGGGAAGTAGTCG GTGGGTATTTGGCGCACAGCCTGGCCATTATGACTGACGCAGCCCACCTGTTGGCAGATGTGGGCAGCATGATGGGcagcctcttctccctctggctcTCTACCCGTCCAGCCACCCGCACCATGACCTTTGGCTGGCACCGCTCAG AGACTCTGGGGGCTTTGGCCTCTGTGGTCTCCCTCTGGATGGTCACTGGCATCCTCCTGTACCTGGCCTTCATCCGCCTGCTGCACAGCGACTACCACATCGAGGGGGGTGCCATGCTGCTGACCGCCAGCGTCGCAGTCTGTGCCAATCTGCT AATGGCCTTTGTGCTGCACCAGGCCGGGCCCCACCACAGCCACGGGTCCAGGGGGGCAGAGTATGCACCGctggaggaggggcctggggagccCCTGCCCCTGGGGAACACCAGCGTCCGGGCGGCCTTTGTGCACGTGCTGGGGGACCTTCTGCAGAGCCTTGGGGTGCTGGCCGCCTCCATCCTCATCTACTTCAAG CCTCAGTACAAGGCAGCTGACCCCATCAGCacctttctcttctccatctgtgCCCTTGGATCCACCGCTCCCACCCTCCGAGATGTTCTCCGCGTCCTCATGGAAG GTACCCCCCGAAGTGTGGGGTTTGAACCTGTGCGGGATACCCTGTTGTCAGTGCCAGGAGTTCGGGCAACCCACGAGCTGCACCTGTGGTCCCTTACACTTACTTACCATGTTGCCTCCGCACACCTGGCGATTG ACTCCACGGCTGACTCTGAAGCCGTCCTGGCTGAAGCCACATCCCGGCTCCGCTCCCGGTTTGGATTCTCCAGCTCTACCCTGCAGGTCGAGCAGTACCAGCCTGAGATGGCCCAGTGCCTGCGCTGCAGGGAGCCCCCCCAAGCCTGA